Below is a window of Carettochelys insculpta isolate YL-2023 chromosome 4, ASM3395843v1, whole genome shotgun sequence DNA.
CATTCTTTTGTCATTTCATtagcatccacatcattttctatAACTGCATGAGAAATCTCCTCTGTTAACAAGCTGTTGCTGGAAGCTAAAGCCATAGTTTTTGACTGATGGCACAGCCCTAAGGAGGGCCCTGAACCAGTGATGTTTCTGGCATAAGAATAATAATGCCCACTTTCAGAGGATATACCAGAGTGCACCACAACAGAACTTAATACATAGGGCACCCGTTCTGGACAGCAGACTTCTTCAGCACCTGAAGGCTTTAGTTTTTTAGCAATATTTTCTCCAGTGTCAGATAATTCAATATCTACAGACCAGCCTCTTGATACTACACCTAAAGAGGATGCAGTTCTTTTGATTGGTAATTCCAAAATAAGTGGTAGAGACACATTGTCTAGGATTTTGCGCCTTATATGACACTTTGGATCATATGAAAATCTGAGAAGAGTGAGAATGAGGTATTCAGGTTCCTCCATGATTTGCATAATTTTCTCTGCATTCTGTAGAGAGGCACATTTTTCACAATAATACTTGTTGTCTCCATTTAGAATCTCAGGTGCCAGAAAATAATTCAATAAGTCAGTAACAGAGGGGGTGTTTTCACTTACTGGCTTCTGAGACACACCCTTACTATCCTGAACTGGGTGTAGATCAGAAGCTGTAACATtctcagagctcagctcagcatgAAGGTCGTTTGGAACTCCTTCATTCATAGATTCACAACCATCATTTACAGCCAGAGAATTATCAAGTGCTGATTCTTCGACAGCAGAGGATGCTACAAAACTAGTTTGCACCATGCAGTCATCTTTTACTTTAGAAGACTGTGTTATGCTTTCCATGTCAATACTTTCCAAGGAAGGGGGAGGACAAAATGCCAGGGATAGGTCAGTGAAGGCTTCTTCTTTTCGAGAAGTACTTTTGCAGTTCAAACAACATATAGTGGTCTGTAGTTTCCCTCCAAACATTTTCTCTATCAATGTTCTTTCTTCGCCACCTGTGCAAGGTCCCTCAATAAATGTCTGTGTCTTATTGGCAGTTCCCTGTGCCAAGAACTCATCACTCATTGTATTCTCAGATGGCTTTGCTAAAGACAAAGCTTTCAAAGTTCTCTCTTCTTCATGCAGtctggggggaaaagaaaaagccaAAAGATGCATGGTTCTAAACATATTTCTGAATGTCATTTTATTCAGCTGCTAAGATTATTGTATATTTTTTCATCTATATTAAAGGAAGCTAGGCTAGATATTGCTTAATGTATCAACATTTTTGTCATTACTTTACATATTAACTTGAAACGCAAATGTCAATGTCACCAGACAAGTGACCACATTATGCCTATACTAGCATAACTCTATACAGAAAGTTCTGTACAACAATTGGAACCTGAAAGTATGTACTCATGTTACCAAAATTCTAATAAAAACATGCAAGTTGTTATTTAAGATTATCTATATATTCTGACTAATTGAATTCTGCTTCAGTAAGAATTTGCAAATTGACTGAATGCTGCTTCAGTATGAAAGCTAAGAAATGCATTATTTATATCTCGGGTTCTCAACCTCTCTTTGAGGTCCCCCGAAACATGCTATAAAAAATTGCATagcacacaccctgccctgcttcACAACGTGCAACCGGTTTTTTTGCATCTGAATGCCAAGGCCATTGTTAGGAGGTAGCAAACAGGGCAGTTCCACATGGCCCCATACTACAGGGGCCACCCCCAAAAGCTAAATTGCACAGGCTTCAGCTTCTGCCTCAGCTGATGGAACTTAGGGCAGCAGGGCTTCAGTTTTCTGTCCTGAGCCCCATTAGGTATAGTCCTCTTGCAGCCCGCCCAGGAAACACAAACTTTTGCTATCCCTAAGAAGCCTTCCCCCTGGCCAAAACTATTGGGCTAAATTTACAAATAGCTGAGTCAATCAAAACTGTgttctttggggggaaaaaagcacatCTGAAAATTTTCACCCCATTCTATACCCTACCTCTATATGGTAGGTAGGTATGCAGATTTACAATGGATACACTGAGGCACAAATAAGGAGTACACATGTCACGCATCACTTAAGTAGCAGAGTCAGGAATAGGCTGCAGACATCTTGCACTATGTAACTATCAGATGGccattccattaaaattaagCATTCTACAAGCTTACACATTACCAATAACTTAATACTGTACCTGTCTAGCAGAAACCTGAGATATTCTGAGCAGTCTTGCTGAGATCTAGGAGTAAACCATGGTGGCCTGGAAGCCTCAAAGAAAATCCGAGGTGCATATGCCTCCCTCTGTTGGCAGTAACAAGAAAACAGTAAGCTGACTTATACACGTCTTACTGTATAACATGGTTAAATCATTTCATCTTTGAGATCTGAAACTTGACTCATTTTGAAGGAATTCAAGGGTATCTAACATGgaacacttttatttaaaaacactgaACTACTTTGTTGTAGTAAGAAAAGAGGCAAATACTTCATGAATGCTACAGAATTGCCTTTAATACAAAAACTAAGCTCAATAATAGGCTCTATATAGATCAAAAATGTTGTAACTACATACTTAAATGCTCTGTTTGTACCTTTCATGAAACAAAAACCTATTGAATAAGAGGAAAGATTGTACATATTAGCCTGATATTAAGCTTTTCATCATCCATAAATGTGCCATCCATTTCATCCAATATTTCAAGACAAAgccaaaaaagagagaggaagaagaaacgtggggttttttttttgctatttagCTTCATGTGACTTTGTAGTAATATGTTTTCTAAAATTCAACTATATaagtggcaggaaaaaaaaattgcttgtctCCTATCTCAGTACTCTTAAAGAAGTCATTTGCGGTAAAATCCAACAAGTTTCTTTACCTTCTTTAAATTCTTTTGCAAGTGCATATTTAATGACAAAGGGGCTTACATTTTACTTATTCAAGTTACTTTAAAATTATTCAGGGCCTATTTTTAAGGTTACAGCTCCTTAACACATACTTTCCTAAGCCTCTCATCGTGCCTCAAATAgacggcaaaaaaaaaaaaaattcctgatcGAGGAAAAGAACATACGCCCTTCCTGGATTTGAATAATTGTCAGCACTGGGTACTAAGAGCTCAAGGTAATTTGCATTCACTCTCTTACCAAGTCTCAGCATCACAGCTAGAGTTCTTTCAAGATAAATCCTAACCTCTCCCAGTGCAAAACATTGCCTTTGCACCATTAAGCCTCGGTCTTGAGAGTTATGGCCATTCTTAAAAAGGAGACGAAGCTGACCAACACATACCTGAGTATGAGCCAAAAATGCAAAGAGATGCTGTAATTTTCTCATTAGTGAATTGCACCCATTTAGATTCAAAGATAATACATGTCTCCGGAAACTGCATGGACAAAgacaagaattttttttccatgttaaAGTTTTTATAAAAAGATATCAAAATTGCATTCAT
It encodes the following:
- the USP38 gene encoding ubiquitin carboxyl-terminal hydrolase 38 isoform X3 — protein: MNLFWKLLRLSGKSETGKTGLINLGNTCYMNSVIQALFMATDFRRHVLSLNLNGCNSLMRKLQHLFAFLAHTQREAYAPRIFFEASRPPWFTPRSQQDCSEYLRFLLDRLHEEERTLKALSLAKPSENTMSDEFLAQGTANKTQTFIEGPCTGGEERTLIEKMFGGKLQTTICCLNCKSTSRKEEAFTDLSLAFCPPPSLESIDMESITQSSKVKDDCMVQTSFVASSAVEESALDNSLAVNDGCESMNEGVPNDLHAELSSENVTASDLHPVQDSKGVSQKPVSENTPSVTDLLNYFLAPEILNGDNKYYCEKCASLQNAEKIMQIMEEPEYLILTLLRFSYDPKCHIRRKILDNVSLPLILELPIKRTASSLGVVSRGWSVDIELSDTGENIAKKLKPSGAEEVCCPERVPYVLSSVVVHSGISSESGHYYSYARNITGSGPSLGLCHQSKTMALASSNSLLTEEISHAVIENDVDANEMTKEWFLFNDSRVTFTSFQSVQKITSRFPKDTAYVLLYKKQKSSSGFSANSANGLWVNGDPPLQKELMDAITKDNKLYLQEQELSARTQALQAASASCCFRPNGFDDNDPPGSCGPTGGGGGGGFSTVGRLVF